A DNA window from Ostrea edulis chromosome 5, xbOstEdul1.1, whole genome shotgun sequence contains the following coding sequences:
- the LOC125651096 gene encoding uncharacterized protein LOC125651096, with the protein MASRAPTGWSTSRRAMHYKAVIPERDDGLFLNLHKRVKKSLLPKGSRDDEENGKIAKRILSRQRRIHEKQRQSRWNKSDSSNLDLVSYKPKYDSSVSTVAPSTSHLMHKRQIYLPPVGRTTCMTSDSSYTSDDIDRIVMRLTMCDLARVPESKGYVKITPQTKRRGKFYSQREVTGIVDRLSDFDQEKHPPESRGNTSAVRRIKEWKKQAIVCDN; encoded by the coding sequence ATGGCATCTCGTGCACCGACAGGATGGTCAACATCCCGGAGAGCGATGCACTACAAGGCCGTCATTCCAGAACGAGATGATGGGCTATTTTTGAATCTTCACAAAAGAGTAAAGAAGAGTCTGTTACCAAAGGGCAGTCGAGACGACGAAGAAAATGGGAAAATAGCTAAAAGAATATTATCCAGACAAAGACGGATACacgaaaaacagcgccaatctAGGTGGAACAAGAGTGATTCATCTAATCTGGACTTAGTGTCATATAAACCAAAGTATGACTCGTCTGTGTCCACTGTTGCCCCGTCTACGTCACACCTGATGCACAAGCGACAAATATATCTGCCACCTGTCGGTCGGACCACGTGCATGACTTCAGATTCAAGCTACACCTCGGACGATATAGACCGCATAGTGATGAGACTTACGATGTGCGATTTAGCGAGGGTTCCGGAATCCAAAGGATACGTAAAAATCACTCCACAAACTAAACGTCGTGGTAAATTCTATAGCCAGAGGGAAGTCACAGGCATTGTGGACCGACTCTCAGACTTCGACCAGGAAAAGCACCCACCCGAATCTCGGGGAAACACTTCAGCCGTAAGGAGAATAAAAGAATGGAAAAAACAAGCAATCGTTTGTgacaattga